The proteins below come from a single Candidatus Falkowbacteria bacterium genomic window:
- the greA gene encoding transcription elongation factor GreA, translating into MNEQIISQEGYDKLKNELETLIKIKRPEIARRIQTAKDMGDLSENAEYSDAKEAQAFNEGRIAELDATLKNVTVMNNHESREEVSLGSVVIAKIDGKSKEYTIVSFNEADPLEGKISNESPLGRALLHKRPGDTVTVKTPKGEAKYEIVEIR; encoded by the coding sequence ATGAATGAACAAATCATCTCTCAAGAAGGGTATGACAAACTGAAAAACGAGCTCGAGACCCTGATCAAGATCAAGCGTCCGGAAATTGCCCGCCGCATCCAGACGGCCAAAGACATGGGTGACTTGAGCGAGAACGCCGAGTACTCTGACGCCAAGGAAGCCCAAGCCTTCAACGAGGGACGTATCGCCGAACTGGACGCCACTCTGAAGAACGTTACTGTCATGAACAACCACGAAAGCCGAGAAGAGGTCAGCCTAGGTTCCGTAGTCATCGCCAAAATCGATGGCAAGAGCAAAGAGTACACCATCGTCAGCTTCAATGAGGCCGATCCGCTCGAGGGCAAAATCTCTAACGAATCGCCACTCGGACGCGCGCTGCTCCACAAGCGGCCAGGCGACACTGTTACGGTCAAGACCCCCAAAGGAGAAGCTAAATACGAAATCGTCGAAATCAGATAA
- the serS gene encoding serine--tRNA ligase: MLDIKFVRENAELIKANTKNRLVDIDIDALLATDQERRGTEGKIDQLRAERNRVSKAKPTPDIILQMKAVGEDIATFEKELATLEAKQREMLLKVPNLTHPQVVVSSNENDNPVVSVFKEPTKFSFEPKDHVELATKLDLIDFDRATKVTGAKFYYLKNELALLEFALIQYTLQILTKSGFTPVITPDLAKREVLEGLGFNPRGESTQIYNIENTDLSLIGTAEITMGGYHKDELFEAAELPKKYVAVSHCFRTEAGSYSKFSKGVFRVHQFTKIEMFVYTTPEQSEKIHQELLKVEEKIFKGLDVPFRVVDHCTADLGGPSYRTYDLEAWMPGKPNQAGVNGDWAEITSTSNCTDYQARGLNIKYKTADGAKQYVHMLNGTAIAITRAMIAIMENYQQADGSIIIPKVLQKYLPGRIKAITPKA, from the coding sequence ATGCTAGATATCAAATTCGTCCGCGAAAATGCGGAACTGATCAAGGCCAACACCAAAAACCGGCTAGTCGACATCGACATCGATGCTTTGCTGGCCACCGACCAAGAACGCCGCGGCACCGAAGGCAAGATCGACCAGCTGCGTGCCGAACGCAACCGCGTCTCCAAGGCCAAGCCGACGCCAGACATCATCCTGCAGATGAAAGCGGTCGGCGAAGACATCGCCACTTTCGAAAAGGAGCTGGCAACACTTGAGGCCAAACAGCGCGAGATGCTGCTCAAGGTGCCTAACCTGACCCACCCCCAAGTCGTCGTCAGCAGCAACGAGAACGACAACCCGGTCGTCTCGGTCTTCAAGGAGCCGACCAAATTCTCCTTCGAGCCGAAAGATCACGTCGAGCTCGCCACCAAGCTTGACCTGATCGATTTCGATCGCGCTACCAAAGTCACCGGCGCCAAATTCTATTATCTTAAGAACGAACTGGCCTTGCTTGAATTCGCTTTGATCCAATACACCTTGCAGATCCTGACCAAGAGCGGCTTCACTCCGGTCATTACCCCGGACCTGGCCAAGAGGGAGGTCCTGGAGGGCCTGGGCTTCAACCCGCGCGGCGAATCGACCCAGATTTACAATATCGAGAATACTGACCTGAGCCTGATCGGCACGGCCGAGATTACCATGGGCGGCTACCACAAAGACGAGCTGTTCGAAGCAGCTGAGCTGCCGAAGAAGTATGTAGCCGTTTCCCACTGCTTCCGCACCGAGGCGGGGAGCTATTCCAAATTCTCCAAAGGCGTTTTCCGCGTACACCAATTCACCAAGATCGAGATGTTCGTCTACACCACCCCTGAACAAAGCGAAAAGATCCACCAAGAGCTTCTGAAAGTCGAGGAAAAGATCTTCAAAGGTCTAGACGTCCCGTTCCGCGTGGTCGACCATTGCACGGCCGATCTTGGCGGCCCTTCTTACCGCACCTACGACCTTGAGGCCTGGATGCCAGGCAAGCCGAACCAGGCTGGTGTCAACGGCGATTGGGCGGAAATCACTTCCACTTCCAATTGCACCGATTACCAGGCGCGCGGCTTGAATATCAAATACAAGACCGCTGACGGCGCCAAGCAATACGTGCACATGCTCAACGGCACCGCCATCGCCATTACCCGGGCCATGATCGCCATCATGGAAAACTATCAGCAGGCGGACGGCTCTATCATCATTCCTAAAGTCTTGCAAAAATATCTGCCCGGCCGCATCAAGGCCATCACGCCTAAAGCCTAA